The genomic interval cGGCCAGCATGCGCGTACAGCGGCGTGTTTGCCTCTATTTCTTATCAAGTCAACCTTTGGCGTGTCTGTGTCCTTAGATAAAAAAGTTTGGAGTTGGCCGCCACATCGCCAATCTGGGCCACGGCATGGAGCCGGAAATGGATCCTGAGCATGCACGCGCGTTCATTGAAGGCGTCAAAGAAGCGTCTGCTGCGTATCTCCTCGAGGACGACCAGACAAAAGAAGCGTAACGCTGGGGCTtccgaaggcgagcgagtcgCCTGCAGCCAACACCAGCTGCTCAACATCAAGACTTCACGCCGCAGACCGCCCCTCTTGTCCGTGCGCAGTTCGCTGGCAGAAAGGAGACACGCGGATTCTTGGCTCTGTCTTCTTGTCTGGTGTTTGTCGGGTTTCCTTCGCGTGCATTCTCTTGGCAGGCTCTTCTTTCCGCACCGCCCTCCCCCTtacccccctcccccccctgtGACGGAGGCGACAAAAGTCTGGAGCAAACGATTCAGAATGCAACGCAGACGTCACCATGGCGAGAAGCACGGCCGGGCGTCAGGCGCAGTGTGCCGCCAGCCTGCCGGCCCTCATGGATTCatcatgcgcatgcatgtctCGCCGCAGGGGGTTTGTGGTTCGAATTTTTTCTTATTCACGTATGGAGTTCTCCATTGcacggcgcctgcgcagccttcTGCAAATGCAGGGGCCTGTCATGTGCGCGTGCTCGCTTCCGCGGGTGTAGAGCCATGCGAGTGGACTTCTGTGATTTCTCCATCTGCCGTCTCCCGGGGTGtacggaggcgcagcgtcaCCGAGCGATGGACACTGAAGATGCACGAGTGTGTGCAGTCCAGTGGAATCGGTATGGATGGTATAGCTTGTCAGGGACTTTCGTTGTTTCCTCTGGCGTTTCAGAGAGATTTCGAACTGGTGCGAGCCCCGAAGCAGCTCGTCCGCTCGCTGtaagagaaagaaaacgcgaCCCTAAACAGATTTCGCATCAGTCGGTCGCATCTGTGAGTCAAATGCGATGTTCACCCGCGAACGATGGGCGGGAAAGAGTGACGCCCACCTGTCGCCACCTTGGACTATGACTAAAAGCGTGCTCAGCTTTGCCGTCCAAACCAGGGAGAAATGCTGGAAACCGCAGCAGAGACTGTTTTCGAGAGTTGACAGGTGCGGGTACGCAGGAGATAGCAAGACTAAACAAGCAAGCACCATACCATTGTCGGGCAACTGTTTGAAGAGGGATTCGCCACGAAGAAACACAGAAAAATCCTGTAGCCGAAGGACGGCTTCCGCACGGGGCGACAGCGGACACTTCGTGTTGAAATATGTGAACATTCCGCAGCTGTACGCATGGAAATATGCGTATCTGTGCGGTTCAAAAACCCGTATACGCACTCGCTTGAATCCATACATGTGGAGATCATTCCACAGCtgtcctcccccccccccccgcaaAACAGGAAATACCGGGGGAATGCGCTCGAAGAAATGACCCACGAAGGCGAGCTCGAAAAAATGCGCATGTACCTAAACTTGTACCGCAAGCGTAAACAGACGCCGCGattgctgctgcagcaacCTCGCCGGTATCGCAGCCCCGTCTTTGGCCTTCACTGATGCATATCTCCCGTTAAGTGAGCCTTCAAGATACTGCGCTGCGTTTTCGCCTTCACAGCATCGGACCGTATTCGCTCGCTGCCAGAGACCTGTATGGACATGTCAACCTTTTGTCTGCGAGAGGTCGACGCCACAGATACGCTTCCGGAATCTTTCACAAATTCTGATATGTCGAGCGCCAGAGGGGCGCCGCATTTCCGCGGTCTGGGATCTACAGCCAAAGGCCCTGTGTACCTCGGGCCTCTAGTGTGCGCCATTGGCATTTGAGTTGCCTCTGAGAACGGAGGCTACCTCGCACGAAACGAGCCCCTCAAATTGCTTGAAGTTTTCAGCAAACAAACTGGCGACGCACTGAGCCTGCTCCATGAACTTGGACGGGTCTCCCGTCCTCTTTAcccacgcgcgcagaggagagagaaggtcCTCGGGGACGCCATCCAAAGTGACGGGGATCTCAAGATTGAGCACAGGAAGTTCCTGAGGCAAGCACAGACAGGCCACTACACGAAGGATGCAGAAACACGAGGATTTCGCGTGGCGAGGCTGCCTCCATGGATGCCTCTGTACGCACATGTACATACACAGACACCAGAGCTACGCTGCCAACTGGAACTGCAGACAAACACGTGCACAGTGGCGTGACGACCTCCCCGAAAGAAACATGGCAGCAAGCCTGCGCGAacacgctcgcggcgctttgGTTAAGTAGGCATAGACATGAGTTGGATGTAGCTATATTTGACGTGGGCACAGACACAGCACTAAGGGCAACAGCTAGCACACACGCCGTTGCTGCCATATTCTTTTCGTACCTGGAACGAGCACTGGTTCATCGTGCCGTCGTGGACGGCTTTGAGAATGCGGCGCGAGACGTCTAGCGGGACTTTGCTTCCCGTCGAGCGTGGAGCGACGCCGTACGCCGGGCCCCCACCCAGCCAGTGTTCATCAACCAGACCGTTGTACCATGCTCTTTGAGTTTCCTTTCCTGAAAGGAACAAACGTTTACGCGACAAGTACCTCTACGCGCGGCACCGTCCCTACTTTGTGCAGAGACCGAACTGCCAACCCCTCCCTTCCGCGAGGCTACCTAGCCGGCTCGCTCTCCTGGCGCTCTGCACTCACACCGCCGGAAGTCTTGAGCACTTTTGGGCAGGGAGCTGCATGCGACAGTGGCGTGCCCTGTATCCCCTACGCGACCCAGAGGCACCCCCCGGTTTTCTGGACTGCTGAGAGAGAATCTGCGGACGGCGAGACAGTCATGCCATCGGCCTGGGTGAAAGGTGCGGCGGCCCTTTAGCAGGCTTTCGCGCGTATGCGCACAATACACAGGCTTTTTGCAGACTCGAGAGGCTCAGTGTGTAGGTTTCCCCTTTCACGGTCCGCAGCTGGAGGAAAGCCCGCAAACTAGAGACCCCGACCGAGGCCGTTACACACCCACGTGTATACCTGTAACACTAACGAACTTCTTGCCAGGGAAGCAGACACGTAGGAAGCACCACAACGAAGCAACATGAAGTGTGGATGGCCAAAGTCGCCACATTTTTTTCCGCTGACTTTCATCTACTATCAACCAACAAAGGATACCGAGAGTGAGGACCAAAAAAGACGACCGAGAAAACCTTCCTTACAACGGCGTAGGaccaggcgctgcagacccCATGTGTTGTCGCGTGCTGTGATTTCTCTTTGATCATCACTTCGAGCCTTGCGCAGTACATCAGACTCCAGACAGTCCTTTCCTTCTCTTACCAGTAGATCACTGTAGACAGTGGGATGCAGCGGAAGGAACGCTGCGCCGGAGCAGGCCGAGAAAGTAAcggcgcgacgctgcgctcCGAGGGGCATGCCGTCTGACCCTGTTTCAGCTGTTGCTTCTTTGCAAGTGAAGCCACTCAAAAAGTAGAAGAGAGCTTGACGGATGGAAAGGCGGGCAACAAGCGGGAAGACACCGAAGGTATCGTTTGTCTAGAGATAGCACCCACACACGCCAACGACAAAGACACAGATGAGCGTAGACGACCTCAGAAACAAGCAAGACCGAGAAACTTGCGGCGAAACCGCCAGCTGCGTAAGAGGAAGCTaaggaaagaaaaacgaaaagagaagcgcgaggacaCCAGCGGCCTGCGATTGTGACCCGGGGCAACTTCGACGTACCCCCCGCGTAGCACAGCACAAGAACACCCCGACTGGAATGTTGTAAAAAACAACGCATCTCATCACGACGGAAGTCGATCGTTCCATGAGAACCGTACTGCTTGCGCAAAGGCATGCCAGCGACGCCCCAAAGTTGTATCGAAAGGACACTTCTGAGAGCGAACAGATCGACGagctgcacgcggcgccgggacGGAAGACGCCAGAAAAAAAGTCTGGCCTGACTTACAAGCATGACAAAGTGCTTGGGATGCATAGGGACCGCGGGCCTGCCTTTCGATCCGTGCTCCAAGTACGTGAGAGGGTACGTGCACCGTGTGTTGTCTGTGATACTCGTGTCGTAGAAGTACACTTGCCGGGTTTCCTCATCCAACACCACGTTTTCCATCACACTGCCGTAGGTCATCGCCTTCGTGAACGCCTGACACGGGTCCTTCTGTATGTCCTTACAGCGGACGTAACAACCTCCAAGGACGCCTGCAACGCCTTTAGGCGTCCACATCACTTCGTCATCTGCTAGAATTTCCCCTTCTGCGGTCGCCACCTAAAAAGATACACCGCAAAAACAACCAGGGGCAACTACGTGGCCCAAACCCTCTCCGCTGGGGTGGGACGGACAGTTGACATGGGGGGCACCGAGAGGAGCTTCGCAGGGTGTAGCCTTCTGGCCGCGAACGTGTGTGTGCACCATAATAGACCCGTGCACAGCTGGCACAGCCCGCACTCTAGTGTCGGCAAAGAACCTCCAGTGGTACCTCGCGCTTTCTCCCACGGCACCCCAAGCCACCAGAGTGCCTGTGTCCTGAGTCCCAGCGCGTGCTCGAATATCCGTATCATCGGACATGCGAATCCAAAGGCAGGGTGCGCTATCTCTACATTCACCCGGGGGCATCTACAATGCACGAAAACAGGCAATCTCGGACTGCTGGTGTAGGATACGACGTTATATTGAAACAGCCTTACTTCTCTGGAAAAAAGTAGCGTGTGGGAAGACTCCGCCTGCACTGCCTTTCCCCCCCGGACGTACCAAAGCTGTCTTGCCGGTGGCTGTGAGGCCCAAAAGCATGGTGACGTCACTGTTGCTTCTTGCGCTCCCGACTATACAAGACGCATGCAGGGGAAGCACATTTTTCGGTGGCATCACGTAATTCACATAGGTGAAAATGCCTTTGTGGAGTTCGCCAGCGTACTGGGTACCGAGAATGACCATCTCGCCCCTGCCTAAATGAAGGGCAACCGATGTCTGGCTGCTAACGCCTGATGTCAGAACAGACACAACAACGAAAGGGTAGAAATGAGAGAAGGATAGAGGCCCTCGTGTGGTATACCCGATTCGCTCGCTGCTCAGGAATGGAAAGATGCCAAAGACGCGTGAACGGTCACCCGTGGTTTTCCTCAGAGAAGCGAGCGTGGAGCGCATGCTGTCGTCGTCTCTCAGCACCAGAAGCCCAACATAGGAGGTTTGCGGCGCACCAACCAGTATTCCCGCGAGCAATATCGGTGTGAATGACCTCTGCGTGCATTGGCCGCCTCGCACCTTCAGCGAAACGGTTTGCTGGGAAAAGGCCGGCGTTATAAATCGTGAAATCTGGCTCAAACGCTTGAAGCTCTGTTAGAGTCGGACGCAGTAGAATGTTTCGCATGAAGAGCGCGTGGTATGCTCGAGTCGCGATCAAACGGACTTTGATGCAGTACTCCGGATCCGCGCCCGCAAAGCCATCCACGACAAACAGTCTTTTCTGAATAGAATACGCCCAGGAAGGTATGACTGCTGCGCCATACATGGGCAgtggcagcagagagagccctCGCTCCTCAGTGGAGGAAGCCATGTGTGTTTCAATAATAGCTTCGCAAACATGAAGAGAAACGCCAGTACATCCATGAGTGACCATATAAATACTCTAGCCATTTGCCCAGTTTGGCCACTCGGGCATCTCATTGTCGCCCACGTCACGAAGGGGACTGGGCTTGCTCAAACTAGAAGGCCACCAAAAGAGGATTGGCACCGGTTTAAAGAGAGACTACGCCCACTGCTCAAAAACGCAGTGGTAATACCGGACAGATGCACACACGCATGAACCCCACCTATATTCACGGTTACTGACTGCGGTTTGCCCTCCATGCTGGTGGATGCCGCCGCAAGAGCATGAATGAATGGGTGTAGACCTGCCTATGTTGCCCATCTCCCCGCTATCCGTGTACTTACCTGTGTGTTGAGGAAATCAATTGCCCTCTCTCTGTTAAACAAATACGACTGTTCCTCGAATGGAATGTTGACTTTCCCCCACCAGACCCTATCCTGTGATTCGCCCTCGCGCACAATTCGCTTGTCCTCTGGAGAGCGCCTTGTTTTGAGTCCTACAGTACACGCAAGCAAAGCAGGCATACGCGAGAGCTTCCTTGAAGCCATTTGGCTTTCGGAACCGCcagcgcgcacgcgaaagCTATTCCACTTCACTCGGTGGAAACGCACCAACTGTGGcgttctcgcctccgctcgcgatGTGTAGAAGGAATCTGTGAGCGAGACTTATTTCGTGAACATACGCTCAATATGCTCGAAGCCTTAGGGCACACAAATGCTCACCTGAGGAGCAACAGAGGACACCGGTGTTCGATATCAGCGTGCTCGATTCATGCTGAAGGGCTTGTTCGTAGAGTAGCGGGACAGCAGCGTTGTAGAATATCTGTTCAGTTGTCAGTCCTTGCTGCGAGCGTGAGAGACAATGAAGACATTACCCGAAGATAGCGAACTAGTCCTTCGTCATATAAAACCGATATTTGCATCCTTGCATATGCAACCCTTGCACGTCGACTGATGCACTTACACGCCCGCAGGGCACATTCTCCGGCCGCAAAATAGAACTGGGGTCCACAACCGGATAACATTAACACCGAGCACTAATCCTCCATTCACTGAGTAAGATCACATAAATAAACTCAGCGTCCCACACAGGAGTCATACGAGCCATTTGCAGTGGGCTGCATATACGCGGATCAGGGCTGGTTTtctgctggaggcgcaggcttTGCAGTGCCCGGGCTTGCCGCGAAGGATGCCCTGCGACACCGAAGAAAGTTCGACCCAACACGCTCATGCAGAGCGTCTGCTGTCTCATCCTATTAGCTTCCTTACAGCACGACACTCGTCCTCTACATGAACCTCGTGCTGCAGCTGGCCCAGATCGAGCACTTCCTTCTTGGTAAGCGGGGGTGCTTTGTGCGCATGATGCGCTAGGTGTCCCTCCAGCTTCCGCCTCAGAGCACGCTGGTAGTCCTCCTTGTGAGTTTCTGGAGCGACTGGCTCTGCCATCTTCGGCGGGCACGGGCGGCACAGCTTGATTACAATTGTGTCCGTGCCTCTCCAGCGTGGGGTTCGCTATGCAGTCAGATGATGGGCAGGACACCTCTAGTTGCTGGAAGCCAAGAGTTCTTCAGATTCTATTGTTGGTAGCCGACGCAGCGCATGAGACATGAGACCGGATGCCCCAACTGTCACTCCCTCCCTTTGACAAGGAGGAGCGCAGTTTTCATAAATTCCCCTGCTTTGCGCAGTAGTCTGGCCAGTAATATCAGCCGGATGCTCTTGTCGGGTGTGCTGTTCGCTTTGAATACCTGGATGAAGCGGTGTTACACAGGGGACGAACGGGTTGGAAAAGTATCAGTGGGGCTCATGAGGGTCAGAAAACCGCCACAAATGTTTCGGCTTACGAGTGACACACAAGGTCAGGCTTAGAGAAAGCCGCCTGCACGCGATACGAGATGCGTGCTCGCGTTTCCCCTTCGAGCAATACACGCAGTTCGAACTTTCCTGCGTCCGAATTTACCTTGGAATGATGCACCGAAACGCAACAACAGCACTGACGGAATTCTGCGGTGATGAACGTGCGCTGTGAAACGGGAAGGACACCGATTCTTGGGTTTCAGGGGGCTTTTTGGCCCGATCAAGCGCCTTTGGCGGCCCCCCGCTGTACGCGCCAGTCCAATTTTATCTGGGCCGGTTCAACAGATCGATCACacagcgcgccgctgcacgcgttGCACGCCCGGAGACTGTCCGGTCCTGTGTCACGCAGGGGCACTGTTACACGGTTCCTTCTCTATCCCTTCAGCGGCCTCAGCAACAGGGATCCGTATCGTTTCTACCGGAAGAAACCACACTGCCGAAGCAGAGCACCATTCGCTGAACTGCACAGCTCTAGAGGCCTGTAGCTCGCGCAATATGCGGCCATATTCTGACATATTACTACACACACTGTACAAAATCGCCCCTGTCCGTGAATGTATCCACATCGTCGAGCAAGCACACCGACGCACACCTGCCCTGACGGCGTGTTACAAGCACCTGCAGATGTAGGTTTCTTGGCATTCTCCAAGCAGTGCAACCACACCATAAATTTTCAAAGCTCCTTCGATACACGAAGACCGCTTGCGATTGGCGGGCAAACAGACGAGCACAACGCACTTAAAGCATCATGTCTGTCCTTGAGTAGCTTTTAACGCAGAGAAATTCTAGGGCTTGCGGGTACTTTCATTTCCTCATCATCTTACGTCCCTCCCGCGCGCCCCTacgcacgcacacacatacacagcTTCAGCGCTATTGTGAGGGACATGGAACATGCAGCTACGACGCTCCTGTCCAACCGGGTACCGTTCTGAACGGGGCGATGTGCCATCACAACAGCTGCGCTCGAGGCCGTGAGAGATGTTAGGCCGAAGCATGAGGCCTTCCCCATCTCCGTCCCCAGTGCGGAACGGCGATACAAGACAGACACTACAACACCTTCTCATAAAGCTCCGCTAGTGCCGCTAGCCGCTCAGCGCTCCGGCGGCTCGGCAACTTTTCCGCAGCTTCTTATATGAGGGACGAGGCCTCCGGCTTGCCTGTGCCATACTTTCGTATCAGGCTGCTACACCCCGTGGCAGTTGACGACACAGAACTGCGAGGAGACACAAACTCGCCGAGCAACCTcctccaccccccccccccccccgaccACCGGTGCGGCACTGCTAGGAGCGCCTGTGAGCGGTAGAACACCATTTCGTGCACTCTACTCCCAGGGTCAATATCTGAACACCAAACTGTGCCGTGAAACAATTCGACCGCCTCACGGCTGGATGCTGGTGCTACCGCGTGGTATCCCCCAGTCTCGGTGACTGCGGGTAGTAGCCGCTGAGAGTTGGTAGACCTTCCGCAAAAGCAACCACGAGCTGTACATATACAGCTGCATCAGGGCCCCGATCTCAGTCTGGTGCCGGATACGACCAGCGAACGGCGAGTTGGCCGCGTGCGGGACGCACGCGTCCAGGCATTTCCACTTCTGTACCATGACGTGGCTGATGCGCTGAATGCTGGAGACTGCTTCGGCCCTTCCCATGTATCATTCTGGTAAGTCGGGCTGGTAGCGCCATACCGCATGTCGCACTGCTGCCATGTCCGCCTGCACAGGTTAACAGATTCTCCGTTCGACGTATCCGGCGGAGCGCAGCCCTTGAAACCACACGCAAGCCGGAAAAGCTTTAGCACAAACTTTTTCAAACGCTGAAGCATAGCCTTGTCCATGTGTCCACCATGGTGGCTCCGTGGAATTGTGATTGTACGCGGATCTTGAGGACGATATCGGCGCGACAACGCGACGTCACGTGAGCCCGCCGTTGAGCAGCCCTCAGGTTATCGAGGCTTGTCCGGAAGCAAGACAGTCAAGTTGCCGCCCAGTGGTTGCCCATCCATGCATGGAAGCACCGCGATTTACCCTGCCTCTTCGCTAATATGCATAACGTCACCCACGCTTACTGCACCACAGCGACAACTACGGAACATCCCTTCGGCGATTTTACCGGAAATTCGGTGTAAACCACGGAGGCACCAACGAGAGTCGACGCGGCTGAGAGACAATCTTCGCTTTAAGGGCTTGAGCAGAGCAGATTACGGAGGCATGAATAACACAAAAAGGCCCATTCATGAGGCTCAGACTTCACTTACTGTCCCGACTTGAATGCTGCATTTGGTCACCAAAAGACATACCTCTCTTGGCTTGCCTGCCACCTCGCTGCTCCACAAACTATTCCCTGCCTTCCAACACACACCCTGGTTCGACTCGATCCTACGCGTCGACTAGCGGTGCCCCGCGTATGAGCAGTCACCACCACCGCATACATCGAGCAGCAGGAGCTTTTGACACACACAACAAGCTGCCCCTCGTCGCGTCCTCGGACGGCCAGCCAAAAGCGCAGGCGTCGTGTCTCACGAGCAGTGGTGGTAGgacctgcggctgcgggtAGTGGCCTGCTGGTGAACCGGTAATTACCTGTTCCGGACACACTGTCCAAAGATGAGCTGTGGCGAGCGGTGGTAACCAGGCGTGCAAACAAGTTTGCGGGAGCCGGCGCACCCAACGCGTACCTACGGGCTGATCTGCGTGGCGGCCGATGAATCAAGTATTTGCTGCAGTACGATCCGGTACGGGGCAGCCCCGCTTacgctcgtcgccgcttccAGCGTCGCTGCTCAGCTTATCTGTACAGATTGGCTTTTGGTGGCAAAAAAGCGTCTTGTTATCGGGTGTGCAACGAGGGGGGCTGAATGAAGCTGCGTCTCACCGTGTTCCGTTCCCCGTAACTGGAGTCGGACCCCCTGCACCATACAACTCGCTATAACTTCAACGATTTATCACATATATTCTAAAGTGGGGCCTTATCCGTCCGCAATAACACATTTGGGGCACAGTCTGAGGCCGGGTATTCTGTAGAATCAGTTTTCTGTTGGGGAAGCCATCCAGACCATACGGGGTCCCCGATGCTGAAAGGTGTACGGTTGGGCGGGAGCTGTTTATCTCTGTTTCATCCGCCAGTTTTTCCCAGCAGACACCACTACTTCAAGGTAACACGAGTGCACCCAGTACGACGGCTGGCGTGAGACTACCCTAACTTCCTGCGCTATGGAAAAGCTGCAAACTGCGTTACTTTTTCGTTCCACGCCAACCGACGTCTCCATTCACCCGACAGGTGAGGATTCATGTGCAGTTTTTATCTAACCAACATGAcgggagacgacggaggaCTGGCTTATCTGGAGGAAAGAGCTTGCCGCCGTGTTGACTGCCTAGTGACAGTCTGCGTGGTCAACCACTAACGTCGCTGATCAGCCGTTGACACCCCTTCGTGCTTGAACACAGGTGATGACGGCAAATCGGAAGTCCTCAAGCATACAACCGGCGACGGTTTCAGTTGCGAATCCGGAGGCCTTCCCCAGGACGCAGCGGTCCGACTCTGTAACCCCGGGAAGGGCTTGCCCAACAGGGACGAGTCAGCAAGCGTTATCGTCTCCGAAGCGGACTGTACAGCTGCTTCGGAGTTATCTACTGGGTGCCCGAGTGATTGGGAGGACACCACGTCTGTTGGACAACCGGATGACGAATTCCACTGCCAGCTTCCTGTTCAGGGCTCAGGAGTGACCACAAATAACAGTTGCGACGTATCAGTTTTGACAGCGTTGTCAGAAGAATTGGATGGCACTGAGGAACTCAATGAGTCGTTTACAGCTAGCGAGCACCTCAGCCCGGTGCCAATCAAACTGTGCCTCTCGGACGAGACAGTGCCGTTGGGTCAGTTACAAGAGTTCGGTGCTACCCAAATTGCGGAAGGGCACTTCTGTGGTGAACAGAGGGCCATGTGTTGCGCACTTTCAGGGCATTGTGGTAGTGCTTGTCAGTGCTGGCCGTACGTCTGTACCGGCATGTGTGACCTGTTCGCTAAAACAGCTTCTACAGAGCGCTGGTCCCTCAGTCTCACCGGAAGAGGGGACGTAACTCTCGGggagcctgcggcgctcgatGTGTTTATGGTTCAGGAAGGTTTGCTCCATAGCGCCGGGTTCGCTGGCTAGAAGTACCGGGGCAAGGGTAATGAATACTCGGTTTTTTCAgggcagagaaggaggcgccggcgcagtcTTAGCATTCATAATTACAGGACGAGCTGATACATACTCGAACGCAGGTCCAGAGCCCTTCATGATTCAGTGCTTTTGAGTTATGCCTTCTTTGTGAGTCACGGGTAACTGCAAGAACGTGATGACCCACCctagccgccgctgcgggttTACAAGGCTGTGAGGTCGCTTTAAGTTG from Besnoitia besnoiti strain Bb-Ger1 chromosome XI, whole genome shotgun sequence carries:
- a CDS encoding putative phosphoenolpyruvate carboxykinase (encoded by transcript BESB_020160), whose protein sequence is MAEPVAPETHKEDYQRALRRKLEGHLAHHAHKAPPLTKKEVLDLGQLQHEVHVEDECRAQGLTTEQIFYNAAVPLLYEQALQHESSTLISNTGVLCCSSGLKTRRSPEDKRIVREGESQDRVWWGKVNIPFEEQSYLFNRERAIDFLNTQKRLFVVDGFAGADPEYCIKVRLIATRAYHALFMRNILLRPTLTELQAFEPDFTIYNAGLFPANRFAEGVSSQTSVALHLGRGEMVILGTQYAGELHKGIFTYVNYVMPPKNVLPLHASCIVGSARSNSDVTMLLGLTATGKTALVATAEGEILADDEVMWTPKGVAGVLGGCYVRCKDIQKDPCQAFTKAMTYGSVMENVVLDEETRQVYFYDTSITDNTRCTYPLTYLEHGSKGRPAVPMHPKHFVMLLVDLFALRSVLSIQLWGVAGMPLRKQYGSHGTIDFRRDEMRCFLQHSSRGVLVLCYAGGKETQRAWYNGLVDEHWLGGGPAYGVAPRSTGSKVPLDVSRRILKAVHDGTMNQCSFQELPVLNLEIPVTLDGVPEDLLSPLRAWVKRTGDPSKFMEQAQCVASLFAENFKQFEGLVSCEVASVLRGNSNANGAH